A segment of the Nostoc sp. TCL26-01 genome:
ATTAGCCATTAGTCACCAGACAAAAGTTATTGACTCTTACAGGTTAGATAGTTGCTTGCCGATGCCAGGCGACACGCCACCTCTCAAGTCAAGCCACTGCGTTGCTTTGGTTGACAAAGTTGTAGCAAGTGGCGTGGGAAACTTGCCCACGGATTTGGCTCAGAAACGCACTATCTTACTGTTCCCGAATTTCTCACGAAATTTATCAAACCGAAGTCCAGAGGCTGTAGGGGCGGGTTTACGAGATATTTATGAATGATTGAAGCATATTTGTGAACCCGCCCCTACCATTTTGTGAGAAATGCAGGTGTTGACTGTTGACAAAGGATTAGTCTTCGTCGCCAGCATTGGGTAATGCTGCATCCAGTGCATTTACCACTATCCTTTTTTGTTCTAATTTTAACACATCTTGATTCCAGTCAGGTGTAGCAAATTGGGGCAAAATTTCTTGACTAAAAGCTTCTGCGGCCTTTGATCTATAACGATTGGGGTTATAAATCAACCACAAAGTTCGCTTGACAACTACACCTTCAATAGGAGTGCGATGTAGCACACTCATTTGCAGTTCTTTAGCTATGGCGGAGGTAGAAACAAAGGCTGCACCTAAACCAGATTGCACAGCATTTTTAATGGCTTCAATGGAATTTAATTCCATTTCGATTTTAAATCGTCGAGTATCAATTTCACAGCGAGCTAGTACTTGGTCAATGACTTTGCGAATTGTGGATTGTGAATCTAGAGCAATGAATTGCAGTTTATATAAATCTTCTTTTTGAATGGTTTCCAGTTTGGTAAAAGGATGGAAGACGGGCAAAATCAGAGCTAATTCATCCTCTGCATAGGGGATAATTTCTAGAGATTCTGCTAATTCTCCAGGGATTTCGCCACCAATGATGGCTAAATCTACCTGTCCATTAGCGACACTCCAAGCAGTGCGGCGAGTCGAGTGGACGTGTAGTTGGACTGCGACATCGGGGTATTTTTGGCGAAACATCCCAATCATCCTGGGCAAAAGGTATGTACCAGTAGTTTGCGAAGCGCCGACAATTAAAGTACCGCCTTGGAGATTTTGTAAATCTTCAATAGCGCGGCAAGTTTCTTGGCACAGACTGAGGATTTTTTCCCCATAGCTTAACAGTAGATGCCCTGCTTCAGTTAATTGAGCGCGCCGTCCGCCACGGTCAAATAGAGGTACATCCAACTGCCGTTCTAAATTTTGCACTTGCAAACTCACAGCAGGTTGGGAGACATAAAGACTATCAGCAGCGCGCTTGAAGCTCCCTTCTACAGCGATCGCTTTGAGAATACGTAGTTGATCTAAAGTGAAAGGAAGGTCAGACATAAGGCTCAACCTACAAACATGGAAAGGAGCAGCGTTAGTAACAAATCAATGGTCAATGAGACAAAAAGCATGAAAAATCTGGGAAATTGGGTAAGTCCTAAATTTTTAGATGAAGTCTCCTGTTGAATACTTTGTGGTATTGGTGGTATGGAATTAACTTTTCTTTAAATTACTTCACCTGTGTCTATGATGCTGAATCCTTGGTTGACTCCGAGTCATTTTGTCATGCTGGGGTTACAATTATCCTTTGCGATCGCCCATAGTGGTGGAGCAGCTTTGCGACCTTGGGCAGAAAAGTACATTGGGCCAAGGCTTTATCGCATTATTTTTGCATTAATCAGTCTACCGTTGGCTGGCATACTAATTATTTACTTTTTTAATCATCGCTACGATGGCTGGCAACTCTGGCAGGTACAAGGTGTACCAGGTATAAAAGCGCTAGTTTGGGTGTTGTCAGCGATTTCATTTTTGTTTTTGTATCCTGCCACCTTCAATCTACTAGAAATTGCTGCCATTCAAAAGCCCCAAGTACATTTGTATGAAACAGGAATTATCCGCATCACTCGCCATCCCCAGATGGTAGGGCAGATAATTTGGTGTGTAGCCCATACTTTGTGGCTAGGGACTAGCTTTACCTTGGTGACTTCTGTGGGGTTGATTTTGCACCATTTATTTGGGGTTTGGCATGGCGATCGCCGTCTATTGTCGCGTTACGGCGATGCTTTTGTCATGGTCAAACAACGCACATCAATTATCCCTTTTCTGGCAGTTCTGGATGGCCGCCAATCTATCAAATGGATAGAGTTTATTCGTCCTGCTTATTTAGGAG
Coding sequences within it:
- a CDS encoding LysR family transcriptional regulator, with the protein product MSDLPFTLDQLRILKAIAVEGSFKRAADSLYVSQPAVSLQVQNLERQLDVPLFDRGGRRAQLTEAGHLLLSYGEKILSLCQETCRAIEDLQNLQGGTLIVGASQTTGTYLLPRMIGMFRQKYPDVAVQLHVHSTRRTAWSVANGQVDLAIIGGEIPGELAESLEIIPYAEDELALILPVFHPFTKLETIQKEDLYKLQFIALDSQSTIRKVIDQVLARCEIDTRRFKIEMELNSIEAIKNAVQSGLGAAFVSTSAIAKELQMSVLHRTPIEGVVVKRTLWLIYNPNRYRSKAAEAFSQEILPQFATPDWNQDVLKLEQKRIVVNALDAALPNAGDED
- a CDS encoding NnrU family protein, translated to MMLNPWLTPSHFVMLGLQLSFAIAHSGGAALRPWAEKYIGPRLYRIIFALISLPLAGILIIYFFNHRYDGWQLWQVQGVPGIKALVWVLSAISFLFLYPATFNLLEIAAIQKPQVHLYETGIIRITRHPQMVGQIIWCVAHTLWLGTSFTLVTSVGLILHHLFGVWHGDRRLLSRYGDAFVMVKQRTSIIPFLAVLDGRQSIKWIEFIRPAYLGVAVFVALLWWAHPLLFVATSRLRW